In Citrus sinensis cultivar Valencia sweet orange chromosome 2, DVS_A1.0, whole genome shotgun sequence, a single genomic region encodes these proteins:
- the LOC102625397 gene encoding uncharacterized protein LOC102625397 — MPGVTATRIPEQPLGSLSDMFFGLPEDGELIPAGFTSVASPENEALDDDDHEGEDEEKEHQESAEEKRNFWESQHQCLQSTLCRTSSLESKIRNATKEILKEIQLQVTAGNNVCGCGRRPVASGACRSCLMREVSGRLGNAGYNSAICKSKWRSSPDIPSGEHTFMDVRDNSSAKKGEVRVIVELNFRAEFEMARASEEYNRLVRRLPELFVGKVERLSNVIKILCSAAKKCMKEKKMHMGPWRKQRYMQAKWLGACERTTSVQNLSMASKYDPDRLPKPRASMLTVDLLEKLPNMHCTAVEVV; from the coding sequence ATGCCAGGTGTTACAGCCACCAGAATTCCAGAGCAACCACTTGGGAGCTTATCCGACATGTTCTTCGGGCTTCCTGAAGACGGCGAGCTGATTCCGGCGGGCTTTACTAGCGTTGCTTCGCCCGAAAACGAAGCtctagatgatgatgatcatgaaggcgaagatgaagaaaaagaacatcAGGAGAGTgctgaagaaaaaagaaacttctGGGAGTCACAGCACCAGTGTCTACAGTCAACGTTGTGTAGGACTAGCTCTTTGGAGTCGAAGATTAGAAACGCTACTAAAGAAATATTGAAGGAGATACAATTACAAGTGACTGCCGGCAATAACGTCTGTGGTTGTGGGAGACGGCCGGTGGCTTCCGGTGCTTGCCGGAGTTGCTTGATGAGAGAGGTCTCCGGACGGCTAGGAAACGCTGGTTATAACAGTGCCATCTGCAAGTCCAAGTGGAGAAGCTCTCCGGATATCCCATCAGGTGAGCATACATTCATGGATGTGAGAGATAATTCAAGTGCAAAGAAAGGGGAGGTGAGGGTGATCGTAGAGTTGAACTTTAGGGCTGAGTTTGAGATGGCTAGAGCAAGCGAAGAATACAACAGGTTAGTCCGCCGGCTGCCGGAATTATTCGTTGGAAAAGTTGAGAGATTAAGTAATGTGATCAAGATCTTGTGCTCTGCTGCCAAGAAATGCATGAAGGAGAAAAAGATGCACATGGGTCCGTGGAGGAAACAAAGATACATGCAAGCCAAGTGGCTTGGCGCATGCGAAAGGACCACATCTGTGCAAAATTTATCGATGGCTAGTAAATATGATCCTGATCGATTGCCAAAGCCAAGGGCATCCATGCTAACGGTAGATTTGTTAGAAAAGTTGCCCAATATGCACTGTACAGCCGTCGAGGTTGtgtga